DNA from Microbacterium sulfonylureivorans:
GTCGCCGTCGACCTCTTCCGCCAGAACTACCTCGAGGTCGGCCAGAACGGCGCCGCCCCGGTCGAGTACCCGTATGCGTTCGTCGCACCGTCGAACACGGGGATCCCGAGCGGATTCGACCTCAACAACAACGGCACGGTCGGGGGCGGCGACGACGCCTTCGGCTTCGGCCTCTACCCGGGCCAGTACGGGATGGTGGTGCTGTCGAAGCATCCGATCGTCACGGCCGACGTGCGCACGTTCCAGAAGTTCCTGTGGAAGGACATGCCCGGCGCCCTCCTCCCCGACGACCCGGCGACCACCGCGCCCGCGGACTGGTACTCGGCCGAAGAGCTCGACGTCTTCCGCCTGTCGAGCAAGTCGCACTGGGACGTGCCCGTCAAGGTGGGCGCGCACACCGTTCACGTCCTCGCGTCGCACCCCACGCCTCCGACGTTCGACGGGGCGGAAGACCGCAACGGCCGTCGCAACCACGACGAGATCCGCTTCTGGGACGACTACGTCACCCCCGGCAAGGGCCGCTACATCTACGACGACGACGGCGCGCGCGGTGGTCTGCGGCCGCTGTCGTCGTTCGTGATCGTCGGCGACCAGAACGCCGACCCGCTGGACGGAGACTCGGTGGATGCCGCGATCGACCAGCTGCTCGACAACCGCTGGATCCGCGACCCGAAGCCCACCTCGGCCGGCGCTGTCGAGGCCGCGACGCTGCAGGGCGGCGCGAACCTCACGCACGAGGGGGACCCGAAGTACGACACGGCCGACTTCTCCGACGCCGCACCCGGGAACCTCCGGGCCGACTACGTGCTGCCGTCGTGGACGCTCCCGCCGGTCGCCTCGGGCGTGTTCTGGCCCGTGCAGGCCGACCCGCTCTCCGCGCTCACCGGGGTGTTCCCGTTCCCGAGCAGCGACCACCGCCTGGTGTGGGTAGACGTGAAGGTCCCGCGCATCCGGCACTGAGCTCCGCCATCGGGACGGTCGCCGCGGTCAGCGTGCCGCGGCGACCGTCTCGATGAAGCGCAGATGCGCGTCGACGTGGCGCAGCGCGTCAGCGAGTCAGACCACCCGTGCCGCGACCTCGGCGACGCCGCCGAGGAATCCGCTCAGCTCGGACTCGTCGGGCAGCGGCTGGAGGATCACCGCGTCGGCTCCGGCCTCGTAGTACTCCTCGACGCCGCGAGCGATCCGCCCCGCGTCGCCGGTCAGGATCCGCTCGGGCTCTCCGGCGAGGTTCCACCGCTCGAGCTGCGCCGCGGCGCGGGCCGAGGCATCCGCCCCGAACGCGACCGCGACATACACGACGATGTCGTTGCGGCCCTCGCGGCCCGCCGCCGCACGACCCTCGGCGATCAGCTCGCGCGCCGCGGCGACCTGCGCGGGTGACGTGCCGCCGGTCAGCACGGTGCCGTCGGCGACCTCCCCTGTCAGGCGCAGTGTCTTCGGCCCCTCGCCCGCGGCGTGGATCGTCGGGGCGACGGCGGGCGGCCAGTCGAGCGTCACGTCGTCGAGATGCACGTAGCGCCCGTCCGTCGTGAGCGTCTCGCCGGCGAGCAGCCCGCGAAGGGCGGGGACGTACTCGCGCATGAGCGTCAGCGGCGACGCGACCCGCGCGCCGACCTGCCCCATCCACGACAGGACGCCGTGCCCCACGCCCGGGATCAGCCGGCCGGGGAACATGCGCTCGACGGTTGCGATCTCCATCGCCGCGATGGCCACGTTGCGCAGCGGCATCGGCGAGATTCCGATCCCGATGCGCAGCCGCTCGGTCCAGGCGAGCGCGGCGCCCGCGCTCGAGAAGGCCCCCTCGCGGAAGCAGTCCTCCCACAGCCACAGCTCGCCGACTCCGGCGGCCTCGGCTGCGAGCACGGAGGCGCGCAGGGCTTCGGGCGGGAGGTCGGGAATGAAGATGGCACCGATCCGGCGGGACTGCGTCATGGGCACAGCCTGGCAGACTCCACCGACACTCCGGGCCGTCGGGGGCGGACGACGAGGGCGCCGCGGATCGCTCCGCAGCGCCCTCCGGGGGATCGCTCAGGCGGCCATCGTGAAAGAGACGCCGGCGTGCACCGTGAGCGCATCCCCCACCGCGTCCACCGTCACCGAGCCGCCGTCCACGAGCGCGCCCGACACGAACAGGTCGGCGATGCGGTCGTCGACTTCGCGCTGGATCAGGCGGCGCAGCGGGCGGGCGCCGTACTCGGGCTCGTAGCCGTGCTCGGCGAGCCACTCGGTCGCGGCATCCGTGACCGTCAGCTCGACCTCTCGCTTGGACAGCCGCGCCTCGGAGGCTCCGAGCAGGAGCCCGACGATCTGCCGCAGCTGCGGCTTCTCGAGCTTGCGGAACAGCACGATCTCGTCGATGCGGTTGAGGAACTCCGGCCGCATCGCCTCACGGAGCCGGCCCATGACGCGGTCGCGCAGGTCTCGGTCCGAGCCGAACCCGGTCGCTCCGCCGCCGTCGGCGATGAAGCCGATGGCGCCGCCGCGCGAGGCGAGGAACTCGCTGCCGATGTTCGACGTCATGACGACCACGGTGTTGCGGAAGTCGACGGTGCGCCCCTGCCCGTCCGTCAGGCGCCCCTCGTCGAGCACCTGCAGCAGCAGGTTGAACACGTCGGGGTGCGCCTTCTCGATCTCGTCGAACAGCACGATCGAGTACGGGTTGCGGCGGACGCGCTCGGTGAGCTGCCCGGCCTCGTCGTAGCCGACGTACCCGGGAGGAGCCCCGACGAGGCGCGACACGGTGTGCCGCTCGCCGAACTCGCTCATGTCGAAGCGGATCACCGCGGTGTCGTCGTCGAACAGCGATCCCGCGAGAGCCTTCGCGAGCTCCGTCTTCCCGACGCCCGTCGGACCGAGGAAGAGGAACGAACCGACCGGCCGGTGAGCGTCGCCCATGCCGGTGCGGTTGCGGCGCACGGCCTTCGCGACCACGGCGACCGCGTCATCCTGGCCGATCACGCGATCGTGCAGCTCGTCCTCGAGTGCCGACAGCCGCTCGCGCTCGGTCTCGGTCAGGCGGCTCGCCGGGATGCCGGTGGCCCGGCTGATCACGGCGGCGATCTCGGGCTCGTCCACGACCGCGTCGACCCCCGCGCCCGCCGCAGGGCGGGCCGTGGCCTCGTCGAGCCGGGCCTGCACGTCGGCGATCTGGTCGCGGATGCGCGATGCCTCCTCGTAGTGCTCGGCCGAGACCGCGGCGTTCTTGTCTGCTTCGAGTGTCGCGAGGCGTTCGATCAGACCGCTGACGTCGGCCTTCGCGCCCAGGCGGAGCCGGAGCCGTGCGCCGGCCTGATCGATGAGGTCGATGGCCTTGTCGGGCAGCACGCGCTCGGCGAGGTATCGATCGCTCAGCTCGACGGCGGCCCGGATCGCCTCGTCGGTGTAGACGATGCCGTGGTGCTCCTCGTACGCGGGCTTCAGCCCGCGCAGGATGAGCACGGCGTCCTCGACGGAGGGCTCGCCGACCCTGACCGGCTGGAAGCGTCGCTCGAGCGCGGGGTCCCTCTCGACGACGCGGTACTCCTTGAGCGTCGTGGCCCCCACCAGGTGGAGGTCGCCGCGCGCGAGCCGGGGCTTGAGGATGTTGCCGGCGTCCATGCCGCCGTCGCCGGCGCCGCCCGCGCCGACGACCGTGTGCACCTCGTCGATGAACACGATCAGCTCGCCCTTGTGCGCGGCGATCTCGTCCATCGTCTTCGTCAGCCGCTCCTCGAAGTCGCCGCGGTAGCGTGTGCCGGCGAGCATCGCCGGGAGGTCGAGGGCGATCACGCGCTTGTCGAGCAGCTGCTCGGGGACCCCGCCGTCGACGATCGCCTGCGCGAGCCCCTCCACGATCGCGGTCTTGCCGACGCCGGCCTCGCCGACGAGCACCGGGTTGTTCTTCGTGCGACGGCTCAGGATCTCGATCGTCTGCTCGATCTCGTCGGCGCGTCCGATCACCGGGTCGAGCCCGCCGGCGAGGGCGAGAGCCGTCAGGTCGGTGCCGTAGGTGTCGAGCAGAGGCGTGTCGGATGCCGCGGCATCCGCGTCCTCGTCCGTCGGCGACGATCCGCCTGCCGTGACCGTCTCGCGCAGTCCCTGGGTGAGGGCCTCGGCCGTCACGCCGGCGCGCGCAAGGACCTGACCGGCGGGGGTGTCCTGGGCAAGGACCAGGGCGAAGAAGAGGTGCTCGGGGTCGACGTAGGTCGATCCCGACGAGCGCGCCACCTGGAACGCGTGGAACAGCGCGCGCTGAACGGACGGGGTGATGACCGCTCCGTCGACGTCGGCTGCGGACGACGCCGCAGGGAGGCGTTCGTCGGTGGCGCGGAGGATGGCCCGGGGATCGGCTCCGATGTGCTCGACCGCGTCGCGTGCGGGCGCCTCCTCGACGAGGACGCGCAGCAGGTGCAGGGCATCGAGCTCGCGCTGGCCGCGCGCGAGCGCGAACCTTCCGGCGCGCTGGAGCAGCTCCTGGGTGCGCGCACCGAGGAATCGGCTGAGGTCGATCGACCGTTCCGCACGTGCGCGCTCCCCCGCCAGGTACCGGGCGAGGAACTCGTCGAACGAGCCGCCGTTCTCGTCGGCGCCGGCGGAGGGGGTGAAGTCTTCGGGCATTCCGTTTCTCCCTGGAAGTTGAGTGGAGGACTGTCAAGTCTAAGAACTTGAGTACAGCCGTATCAACTTAAACCGCACCCAGCGGAGTGTATTCCCGGGCCGCGTCCCTCTCGGGGAGCCCCCTGGCCCGGTAGCCTCGTCCCAGCCTCTGCGACAGGACCGACATGAGCGACAGCCCCACCGACAGCACGCCCGACTCCGCGACGCCGATGGTGCAGCCCGCTCCTCCCGACATCGCGGCCGCCACGGCCGGGCGCCTGGCGCGGGAGCAGTGGGGCATCGTCGCGCGCCCGCGACGGCCGAGACCGCGGCGATCTGCAGGCGCCTGCGCTCGCTCGGCGTGATCGCCCAGCCCACCGGCGACCATCAGAACATCCTGAAGATCAAGCCGCCGATGTGCTTCACGAGAGAGAGCGCGGACGCGCTCGTCGACGCGCTGGACCGGGTGCTGACGACGGGGTGGTGATCGCGGCCGCCCGGTGTCCGGGGTCGCGCGTAGCGTCGGTCGCGGGCGCGGGCGCGTCCGTCGATACACAGGAGGCAGCACCATGGATTGGAAGATCGAGCTGATCTTCGTGCCGGTGACCGACGTCGACCGGGCCAAGGACTTCTACGTGAAGATCGGCTTCCACGCCGACCACGACCAGACCCCCACCGAGGGGCTCCGCTTCGTGCAGCTGACACCGCCGGGCTCGGCGTGCTCGATCGCGTTCGGGACGGGCCTCGGGGTCGACCTCGAGCCCGGGCAGCAGAACACGATCCAAGTCGTCGTCCCCGACGCCGACGAGGCGCTCGCGCACCTGCGCGGGCTCGGCGTCGACGCGCAGGGGGTCGACGAGCAGGCGTGGGGCCGCTTCGTCACGTTCGACGACCCCGACGGCAACACCTGGACGCTGCAGGAGCTCCCCGACTACGGGGTCTGAGCGGAGCGTCGTCGCGAGCGGGCGACCGTCACGGCAGGCGAAGCACGACGGCGCCGCGCTTGCGGCCGGTGTCGACGTACCGGTGAGCGGCGACGATGTCGTCGAGCTCGAACGTCCGGTCGATCACCGGGCGCACCGCGCCCGCGGCGGCGAGTTCGACGAGTCGCTCGACGACGGGCTTGCCGAAGAGCGTCCCCTCGTGGGTGACACGGCGCCCCGAGCGGCGCGACTGACCCTTCTCGCGGAGCATGGCCGGACCGTCGGCGATGACGAGCAGGAGCGTGCCTCCAGGTTTCAGGACGCGTTCGACCCGTGTGAAGGGGGCGTTGCCGACGCACTCGACGACGACGTCCCAGGTTTCGTCTCCGGCGGCGAAGTCCTCCCGCTCGTAGTCGATCACGCGATCGGCCCCCAGCGACCGGACGAGGTCGGCGTTGCGACCGCTCGTGACCGCCGTCACCCGGGCGCCTGCGTGGGCGGCGAGCTGGATCGCCGACGAGCCGACCGCCCCCGAACCGCCGTTGACGAGGACGTCGACCCCGGGACCGAGGGCGACCTGGTGGAGGAACGAGATGGCGGTGTATCCCCCGAACGCGAGCGCCGCGGCATCCTCGAACGACATTGCGTCGGGGATGCGCACCACGGCGCCCTCCGCCCGCGCCGTGACGAACTGGGCGTGGCAGCCCATGCGGCTCCCCCGCATGACCATGACGCGGTCACCCGGTGCGAATCCGGCAGCGTCGCGACCCACCGCCACGACCTCGCCCGCCGCCTCCATGCCGAGGATCGGCTTGCGCGGCCGGAATGCGCCCAGCGCGACGACACGGAGGAACCCGAGGCCACGCGGCAGGTCCGCCGCGCGCATGCGATGGTCGGCGATGCTCACCGTCGACGCGCGCACCCGCACGAGCACCTCGTCCGCGGCGGGCTCCGGCACCGGCACGTCGCGGACGACCACCACCTCCGGCCCGCCGAACCGCTCCGCCATCGCCGCTCGCATCGTCGTCACGCGGCGACGCGTGCCGGTCCCGCTCCTGGAAGTGGCGGTCATGATGTCCCCTTACCTTGTAAGTATTACGTCGTAAGGTACGCCATCGGGCGCGGACTGTCCAGAGTCCCGCCCGTCGCCTTCCGTTGTACGGTGAAGGTCGGAGGAGGTGAGCGGATGCCGCAGCGCAGCGTCGCCGACAGGCCCGCGCTTTCGCGCGACCGCGTCGTCGCCACGGCGATGGCCCTCGCCGACGACGGCGGGCTCGAGCGGCTGACGATGCGCCGCCTCGCGGACGAGCTCGACGTCGAGGCGATGTCGCTGTACTACCACTTCCCCAATAAGGACGCGATCCTCGACGGGCTCCTCGAGCGCACGTTCACCGAGATCGTCGAAGAGGTCGGAGGGCTGTCCGCCGAGGCCCCAGGTGGGGCGTGGCAGGACACCATCCGCCGCCGGATCCTCGGCGCACGGCGCGTGCTGCTGCGTCATCCGTGGGTGCCCGCTGTGATGGAGTCCAGGTCGACGCTCGTCCCCACGATGGCGCGCTACATCGACGCCAACGTCGGCGTCATGCGGTCCGGCGGCCTGTCGCACGACCTCATCCACCACTCGCTCCACGCGCTGGGCAGCCGGCACTACGGCTTCAGCCAGGAGCTCACCTTGGACGGCGACGGATCGACCGCACCCGCTCCCCAGGATCTCGCCCGCATGGCGGACTTCGTTCCCCACCTCGCCGCGATGCTGCAGGAGGTCGTCCACGACGACCCCGAGTCGACCCTCGGGTGGTGCGACGACCAGACCGAGTTCGAGTTCGGCCTCGACATCCTCCTCGACGGCATCGCGCGGCGTCATGCCGCCGAGGCGCACTGACCGGTGTGCGTCAGTCCCGTCCGCCCGGCGGGCCGACGACCAGCAGGATCGCATAGAGGGCGACGACCGCGAGACCGATGAGGCCCGCGAGCAGCCAGGCGCGAGACAGGAACCATCGCATGACGCGGTCGTGCCACGCGGCATCCCTCGGATCCTCCGTCGCGACGAGGCGCCAGTTCCCCGCGAGCCTGCCCGATCGGTGCAGCCAGAGCTCCGTCGGAATGGTCGCGTACGGGATCACCGCGCTTCCGATCGCGACGACCGTCGGCCACACACCCCAGCGCTGGTTCTTCGCGACGAGGACCGCCGTCGCT
Protein-coding regions in this window:
- a CDS encoding endonuclease/exonuclease/phosphatase family protein, which translates into the protein MSPRIRTVRTLCAVATAAALVGAAAVSPAVAATPATTAGDVLFQKAPLRVATYNLSLNRNAAGQLVTDLSTGANAQARTVAEVIQRANPDVVLLNEFDYVEGEVAVDLFRQNYLEVGQNGAAPVEYPYAFVAPSNTGIPSGFDLNNNGTVGGGDDAFGFGLYPGQYGMVVLSKHPIVTADVRTFQKFLWKDMPGALLPDDPATTAPADWYSAEELDVFRLSSKSHWDVPVKVGAHTVHVLASHPTPPTFDGAEDRNGRRNHDEIRFWDDYVTPGKGRYIYDDDGARGGLRPLSSFVIVGDQNADPLDGDSVDAAIDQLLDNRWIRDPKPTSAGAVEAATLQGGANLTHEGDPKYDTADFSDAAPGNLRADYVLPSWTLPPVASGVFWPVQADPLSALTGVFPFPSSDHRLVWVDVKVPRIRH
- a CDS encoding LLM class flavin-dependent oxidoreductase; this translates as MTQSRRIGAIFIPDLPPEALRASVLAAEAAGVGELWLWEDCFREGAFSSAGAALAWTERLRIGIGISPMPLRNVAIAAMEIATVERMFPGRLIPGVGHGVLSWMGQVGARVASPLTLMREYVPALRGLLAGETLTTDGRYVHLDDVTLDWPPAVAPTIHAAGEGPKTLRLTGEVADGTVLTGGTSPAQVAAARELIAEGRAAAGREGRNDIVVYVAVAFGADASARAAAQLERWNLAGEPERILTGDAGRIARGVEEYYEAGADAVILQPLPDESELSGFLGGVAEVAARVV
- a CDS encoding ATP-dependent Clp protease ATP-binding subunit yields the protein MPEDFTPSAGADENGGSFDEFLARYLAGERARAERSIDLSRFLGARTQELLQRAGRFALARGQRELDALHLLRVLVEEAPARDAVEHIGADPRAILRATDERLPAASSAADVDGAVITPSVQRALFHAFQVARSSGSTYVDPEHLFFALVLAQDTPAGQVLARAGVTAEALTQGLRETVTAGGSSPTDEDADAAASDTPLLDTYGTDLTALALAGGLDPVIGRADEIEQTIEILSRRTKNNPVLVGEAGVGKTAIVEGLAQAIVDGGVPEQLLDKRVIALDLPAMLAGTRYRGDFEERLTKTMDEIAAHKGELIVFIDEVHTVVGAGGAGDGGMDAGNILKPRLARGDLHLVGATTLKEYRVVERDPALERRFQPVRVGEPSVEDAVLILRGLKPAYEEHHGIVYTDEAIRAAVELSDRYLAERVLPDKAIDLIDQAGARLRLRLGAKADVSGLIERLATLEADKNAAVSAEHYEEASRIRDQIADVQARLDEATARPAAGAGVDAVVDEPEIAAVISRATGIPASRLTETERERLSALEDELHDRVIGQDDAVAVVAKAVRRNRTGMGDAHRPVGSFLFLGPTGVGKTELAKALAGSLFDDDTAVIRFDMSEFGERHTVSRLVGAPPGYVGYDEAGQLTERVRRNPYSIVLFDEIEKAHPDVFNLLLQVLDEGRLTDGQGRTVDFRNTVVVMTSNIGSEFLASRGGAIGFIADGGGATGFGSDRDLRDRVMGRLREAMRPEFLNRIDEIVLFRKLEKPQLRQIVGLLLGASEARLSKREVELTVTDAATEWLAEHGYEPEYGARPLRRLIQREVDDRIADLFVSGALVDGGSVTVDAVGDALTVHAGVSFTMAA
- a CDS encoding VOC family protein; the protein is MDWKIELIFVPVTDVDRAKDFYVKIGFHADHDQTPTEGLRFVQLTPPGSACSIAFGTGLGVDLEPGQQNTIQVVVPDADEALAHLRGLGVDAQGVDEQAWGRFVTFDDPDGNTWTLQELPDYGV
- a CDS encoding NAD(P)-dependent alcohol dehydrogenase; this encodes MTATSRSGTGTRRRVTTMRAAMAERFGGPEVVVVRDVPVPEPAADEVLVRVRASTVSIADHRMRAADLPRGLGFLRVVALGAFRPRKPILGMEAAGEVVAVGRDAAGFAPGDRVMVMRGSRMGCHAQFVTARAEGAVVRIPDAMSFEDAAALAFGGYTAISFLHQVALGPGVDVLVNGGSGAVGSSAIQLAAHAGARVTAVTSGRNADLVRSLGADRVIDYEREDFAAGDETWDVVVECVGNAPFTRVERVLKPGGTLLLVIADGPAMLREKGQSRRSGRRVTHEGTLFGKPVVERLVELAAAGAVRPVIDRTFELDDIVAAHRYVDTGRKRGAVVLRLP
- a CDS encoding TetR/AcrR family transcriptional regulator translates to MPQRSVADRPALSRDRVVATAMALADDGGLERLTMRRLADELDVEAMSLYYHFPNKDAILDGLLERTFTEIVEEVGGLSAEAPGGAWQDTIRRRILGARRVLLRHPWVPAVMESRSTLVPTMARYIDANVGVMRSGGLSHDLIHHSLHALGSRHYGFSQELTLDGDGSTAPAPQDLARMADFVPHLAAMLQEVVHDDPESTLGWCDDQTEFEFGLDILLDGIARRHAAEAH
- a CDS encoding DUF3817 domain-containing protein — translated: MFRTPLNLFRVLAIAEAVSWTLLIAGLIVRESTDLAIAVTIGGGIHGFVFLSYGATAVLVAKNQRWGVWPTVVAIGSAVIPYATIPTELWLHRSGRLAGNWRLVATEDPRDAAWHDRVMRWFLSRAWLLAGLIGLAVVALYAILLVVGPPGGRD